A stretch of DNA from Thermoplasmatales archaeon:
TTGATGGTTGTTATGGGGATGAATGGAAGACCGGTGTAAAAGTTTTTGTTAGCATTGAAAATCCTCATTCTGGATATGTTGCCTGGATGGGAAAACAGATGCTCTTTCCTTTTGAAGGAAATGCAAACTGCTTTAATTTTATTATACCGGAAGGGTTGCCAGAAGCAAAGGAAATAAGCAAGAATTATAAGGAGCCAATCTCTCTATTTGATTTAACTGAAGCAAATAAGGATATAAGGAAAGTTGTTAATATTGGAATTGATTATTTTGGGGGAGCGTTCAAGAAGCCAAATCTAACAATGGTATGGAATAGAGCGGAAATGCAGGGAATGATTTCATATCATGCGGGATGTTATGATGGAACAATTATAAAAGGGCTTAGCGGGACAGGAAAAACAACCCTTACAATTGGCAATGATATTGAGCAGGATGATGCTCTTGTTGGATTGCCAATTTGTAAAAATGGAAAGATTGAAAAAATAAAGCTTGTGGGGCTTGAGGCGGCGAGTTTTGCAAAATCTGAGGGAATAGATGAAAGCTCGCCGGAATGGCGGGGGCTTGTTTCATCTCTAAATGGCGAAGTTGTTATTGCTTTGAATATTGATTGCGAAGGGGTTGAATTTGTTCTTGAAAAAGTTGGGGAGCATGAAGCTCTTGTTCCAAAAGGAAAGGCGGGGAAGTTAAAGTGCAAATCATATGAAAAGAGCAAGACAACAAATGGAAGATTTATTTTTAAATTCAGTATTCTTAATAAGAACTGGAAAAAAGAAAAATATCTCAGGGCGGAGGGGCTTAGCTTCAGGAGATATGATATTCTTGAACCAATCCTGAGGGTTATTGAACCAGAAATGGCGGTTGCTTTTGACAGTGCATGCGAAACAGTAATAACTTCAGCAATTGAAGGAGGAGCGGGAAAGAGGGTAAGAAGGTATGCAGCAACTGATTTCATGGCGGGCGAGCAGGCAAGCCAGGCATGGCTCAAGCTGAAAGCTTATTCTGATATCGGGCTTGATAGGCTTGTATTTTTTGTTGTGAATACTGGATATGTTGGGCAGTGCGATGTTGAAGGAAAAAAGATTTGCGAGGGAGAGAAAATAAAAGTAGAGGAGACAAAAAGGCTGATATCTCTTGTTGTTGAAGGAAAGGTAAGGAGATGGGTTCGCAATCCAGTTTTTGGGTATCTGCTTCCTGAGCCGAGGGAAATTGATGAATATATTGATAATTTTTCTGAAAGGTTCAATTTGCTTCGCTTTTATAGCTCAAAAGAAATTGCTGATTTTTACAGGAGGGATATTGAGGAGAGGAGCAATTTTCTGAAAGAAATTTTTGAAGGACAGGAAAAAGAAAAAGAGCTAAAAGGAGTAATAAATTTTTGGAATAATTTTCAGCCTGATGAAGAAAAAATAAAGGAATTTTATGAAGAAAATTATCGATAGATTTATTAAATGAATGAATATAAAAATGATGGATAAAAATATAAAAGAAGGAATGAGGTGGCTCCTGCAGGCGGAAATGGATTTAAAAACAAGCAGGGATTGCTTAAAAGATGAAAATTATTAT
This window harbors:
- a CDS encoding phosphoenolpyruvate carboxykinase (ATP) — translated: MHIKNPSDDFFKEFLKPYYALTSDGQYLFASRQKGRLPDRVFYMAERLGKGQKRFDEEEGKEIFRIVEKYIKNADVIEIDGCYGDEWKTGVKVFVSIENPHSGYVAWMGKQMLFPFEGNANCFNFIIPEGLPEAKEISKNYKEPISLFDLTEANKDIRKVVNIGIDYFGGAFKKPNLTMVWNRAEMQGMISYHAGCYDGTIIKGLSGTGKTTLTIGNDIEQDDALVGLPICKNGKIEKIKLVGLEAASFAKSEGIDESSPEWRGLVSSLNGEVVIALNIDCEGVEFVLEKVGEHEALVPKGKAGKLKCKSYEKSKTTNGRFIFKFSILNKNWKKEKYLRAEGLSFRRYDILEPILRVIEPEMAVAFDSACETVITSAIEGGAGKRVRRYAATDFMAGEQASQAWLKLKAYSDIGLDRLVFFVVNTGYVGQCDVEGKKICEGEKIKVEETKRLISLVVEGKVRRWVRNPVFGYLLPEPREIDEYIDNFSERFNLLRFYSSKEIADFYRRDIEERSNFLKEIFEGQEKEKELKGVINFWNNFQPDEEKIKEFYEENYR